From Nematostella vectensis chromosome 14, jaNemVect1.1, whole genome shotgun sequence, a single genomic window includes:
- the LOC5518787 gene encoding serine/threonine-protein kinase MARK2 isoform X3 → MRHDVTSVMSSNRQGRERRKSPAREPSPVTNAGCLPPSVVHVSREELKRFLKCKRVGNYLLGKTIGEGSFAKVKQGFHVLTGEKVAVKIIDKKQALEDRYVSKNMRREARILQMVRHPHIISLLEVVETENRYYLVFELAGGGDLMDYICYRKRLGETEVRKFIRQIISAVQYLHQGGIIHRDLKVENLLLDEEYNIRIIDFGLSNTVSVAKPGDLSPIKDYCKTQCGSPAYAAPEILGHQLYGTKVDVWSIGVNMYAMLTGKLPYTAEPFNIVTLYNKMVRGEMNAVPDRLSPSCRDLLMRFLTFDPDERISLDEAINHVWLKKGYEDDELTPVVFPNHLRLIYLNMDILNHMVEKMNFTEKDIIDGVTNNKSNSASCVYHLLSKKLRMYLLRHPPKNSVRSSRRDRARLRDEPDASTKKLRIEETLGPPSDERLAKVSQAESTDSTDDDARRKRLSCNQDGPLLRDSNVNREDSRDQLSVPMCSQVQRSEAFENGGNCEDPEDREEDRPYSRRDAVVFDISEPCNERKISYAAYTQEQGNDEKFEETEITVPVILTDDTREPYIANGEQDKENEANASRRASLPSRGRTRSNPSVTTETSTLSKQKRPSLPCRAYPVTREPSPIRKPIQPSEHAQTVPRRKNSAGNTYGLVCQISAVEPEAAPTTKSEVNNGPAKLVLKSNRSPISVHCSPKPSRRHSTPVNPSQEFYKAIMGKVSPTNENRDNFDGRQNLKSFSTSLRRRGSTSSNSSDDSKKTSPRRNRYSLPITPREPLLPNLALKLHTKQPPLEPLTLPPAPMLAHRLDGTSLEDYNRSPRRSRDLHQVRRSTIDNVSRKAIEGVLHEPSKQPEKATRESQDKARQRRKTISLDTRKSRDEESRGHVTEIHVEVKASPRSGRKSLESGDVSLDAQAQKSTGLPRFMEVKYSVTDKDKRHRVPVEMSSLVKKGEEIEDELKTDSQANEHFDDADYNREGLGERDALMARKSEVSQNGVDERECLYASPNVPPRMTSSKYTVLKSPRVSRKATR, encoded by the exons ATGAGACATGATGTAACCTCAGTCATGTCTAGCAATAGACAAGGACGAGAGAGGCGAAAATCGCCCGCAAGAGAGCCCAGTCCTGTAACAAACGCCGGCTGTTTGCCTCCGAGTGTAGTTCATGTCTCCAGAGAAGAGCTCAAGCGATTTCTTAAGTGTAAAAGAGTTGGGAATTATCTCTTAGGAAAGACCATCGGAGAGGGATCATTTGCCAAAGTAAAACAAGGATTCCATGTGCTCACGGGAGAAAAG GTCGCTGTGAAGATTATCGATAAGAAACAAGCGCTTGAGGATCGATATGTCAGTAAGAATATGCGCCGCGAGGCCCGCATTCTGCAGATGGTCAGACACCCGCATATCATATCACTCCTGGAGGTCGTGGAGACAGAAAACAG GTATTACCTTGTGTTTGAGCTGGCGGGGGGTGGTGATCTCATGGACTACATTTGTTACCGCAAGCGCTTAGGCGAGACGGAAGTACGCAAGTTTATCCGACAGATCATCTCGGCAGTCCAGTACCTTCACCAGGGCGGCATTATACACAG AGACCTCAAGGTTGAAAACTTGCTGCTTGATGAGGAATACAACATCCGTATTATCG ATTTCGGTCTAAGTAACACGGTAAGCGTGGCCAAGCCTGGGGACCTCTCTCCGATAAAGGACTACTGCAAGACACAGTGCGGCTCCCCTGCGTATGCGGCCCCCGAAATCCTAGGACATCAGCTATATGGGACCAAGGTGGACGTGTGGAGCAT TGGAGTGAACATGTATGCCATGCTGACTGGTAAGCTTCCTTACACCGCGGAACCGTTCAACATCGTCACTCTATACAATAAAATGGTGCGAGGAGAGATGAACGCCGTGCCGGACAGACTCTCGCCTA GCTGTCGTGACTTGCTGATGCGTTTCCTGACCTTTGACCCTGATGAGCGTATTTCATTGGATGAAGCGATAAATCACGTCTGGCTCAAGAAAG GATACGAGGATGACGAGTTAACGCCGGTTGTCTTCCCGAATCACCTGCGACTGATCTACCTGAATATGGACATCTTGAACCACATGGTCGAGAAGATGAACTTTACCGAAAAAGATATCATCGACGGAGTTACTAACAACAA GTCCAACTCCGCATCGTGTGTTTACCATCTCCTCAGCAAGAAACTACGGATGTATCTTTTACGACATCCACCGAAAAACTCCGTTCGATCTTCACGGAGAGATAGGGCTAGACTCCGAGACGAGCCCGACGCCTCCACGAAGAAACTACGAATAGAAGAAACCCTTGGACCGCCAAGTGACGAGAGGCTCGCAAAGGTATCCCAAGCTGAGTCGACAGATTCTACGGATGACGATGCCCGCCGCAAACGGCTGTCGTGTAACCAGGACGGACCACTTCTTCGAG ATTCAAATGTAAATCGTGAAGACAGCAGAGACCAATTGTCGGTCCCCATGTGCAGCCAAGTCCAGCGATCCGAGGCCTTCGAGAACGGCGGGAACTGCGAGGACCCTGAGGACCGTGAGGAGGACCGACCGTACAGTCGAAGGGACGCGGTGGTATTCGACATCAGTGAGCCGTGCAACGAGCGCAAGATCTCTTACGCCGCTTACACACAAGAGCAAGGAAATGACGAGAAATTTGAAGAAACTGAAATCACGGTTCCAGTGATCTTGACGGATGATACGCGAGAGCCGTACATTGCCAATGGAGAGCAAGATAAGGAAAATGAG GCGAACGCGAGTCGAAGGGCGTCACTTCCATCACGCGGCCGCACGCGTAGCAACCCATCCGTCACCACGGAAACCAGCACCTTAAGCAAACAAAAGCGGCCATCCCTCCCCTGCAGGGCATACCCCGTCACTCGAGAACCCAGCCCAATCAGGAAGCCCATCCAACCCAGCGAGCATGCGCAGACGGTCCCCAGGCGCAAGAACTCAGCCGGGAACACTTACGGGCTAGTGTGCCAAATTTCCGCTGTAGAACCGGAAGCTGCTCCAACCACAAAATCGGAAGTTAACAATGGGCCTGCGAAATTAGTGCTGAAGAGCAACCGCAGTCCGATATCCGTGCACTGCAGTCCCAAGCCTTCTAGGCGACACTCTACGCCCGTGAATCCTTCACAGGAGTTCTACAAGGCGATCATGGGGAAGGTATCGCCGACGAATGAGAATCGGGATAACTTTGATGGACGACAGAATTTGAAGTCGTTCTCTACTTCTCTGAGACGTCGTGGCTCTACTTCGTCAAATTCAAGCGACGACTCAAAAAAGACGTCACCTCGCAGAAACCGCTACTCATTACCCATAACTCCACGCGAGCCACTCCTGCCAAACCTAGCTCTTAAGCTACATACAAAGCAACCCCCGTTAGAACCGCTGACCCTTCCGCCGGCGCCAATGCTGGCTCATCGATTAGATGGTACGTCACTAGAGGACTACAATAGGTCGCCCAGGCGATCACGTGACCTGCACCAGGTTCGGAGATCTACTATAGATAACGTATCGCGGAAAGCGATCGAGGGGGTCTTACACGAGCCTTCCAAGCAGCCTGAAAAAGCCACGAGGGAATCACAAGACAAAGCCCGGCAACGACGGAAAACCATATCGCTGGACACGAGGAAATCACGTGACGAGGAGTCACGTGGTCATGTGACCGAGATTCACGTGGAAGTAAAGGCGAGCCCGCGATCCGGCAGAAAATCGCTCGAATCAGGGGATGTATCACTCGACGCACAGGCGCAAAAATCCACAGGATTACCACGCTTTATGGAAGTCAAGTATTCGGTTACGGATAAAGATAAGCGCCACAGGGTTCCCGTGGAGATGTCAAGTCTAGTAAAGAAAGGCGAAGAGATAGAAGACGAGTTAAAAACTGATTCTCAAGCAAATGAGCATTTTGACGACGCGGACTACAATCGTGAGGGGCTTGGGGAGAGAGATGCATTAATGGCGCGAAAATCGGAAGTAAGTCAAAACGGGGTGGATGAACGAGAATGTTTGTACGCGTCACCGAATGTCCCGCCTCGCATGACGTCATCCAAATACACGGTACTCAAGTCACCACGTGTTAGTAGAAAGGCAACGCGGTAA
- the LOC5518787 gene encoding uncharacterized protein LOC5518787 isoform X1, with amino-acid sequence MRHDVTSVMSSNRQGRERRKSPAREPSPVTNAGCLPPSVVHVSREELKRFLKCKRVGNYLLGKTIGEGSFAKVKQGFHVLTGEKVAVKIIDKKQALEDRYVSKNMRREARILQMVRHPHIISLLEVVETENRYYLVFELAGGGDLMDYICYRKRLGETEVRKFIRQIISAVQYLHQGGIIHRDLKVENLLLDEEYNIRIIDFGLSNTVSVAKPGDLSPIKDYCKTQCGSPAYAAPEILGHQLYGTKVDVWSIGVNMYAMLTGKLPYTAEPFNIVTLYNKMVRGEMNAVPDRLSPSCRDLLMRFLTFDPDERISLDEAINHVWLKKGYEDDELTPVVFPNHLRLIYLNMDILNHMVEKMNFTEKDIIDGVTNNKSNSASCVYHLLSKKLRMYLLRHPPKNSVRSSRRDRARLRDEPDASTKKLRIEETLGPPSDERLAKVSQAESTDSTDDDARRKRLSCNQDGPLLRDSNVNREDSRDQLSVPMCSQVQRSEAFENGGNCEDPEDREEDRPYSRRDAVVFDISEPCNERKISYAAYTQEQGNDEKFEETEITVPVILTDDTREPYIANGEQDKENEVLETKDEVRRVCVPRDMLGRNCNGEQRLEDTDFEQGLEKKVPQQGLKKKVLEQGLKDKVFEQGIDDKALKQRLDYKALEQRLEDKVFEQGLEDKVLVQGPNDNLLEQGVEKGLGRGQGDNVLAQRPEDVLEFAVTSHEETTIKAVEINNNEITEDGEVIVQAIPVSVEVHDDYKFNEHIKQVTEVNHAKGLSKSEEVVNPQGPEIITGRSRSCSGPVTSHISTTVVSVPLSPKPLPLDLPKNVANASRRASLPSRGRTRSNPSVTTETSTLSKQKRPSLPCRAYPVTREPSPIRKPIQPSEHAQTVPRRKNSAGNTYGLVCQISAVEPEAAPTTKSEVNNGPAKLVLKSNRSPISVHCSPKPSRRHSTPVNPSQEFYKAIMGKVSPTNENRDNFDGRQNLKSFSTSLRRRGSTSSNSSDDSKKTSPRRNRYSLPITPREPLLPNLALKLHTKQPPLEPLTLPPAPMLAHRLDGTSLEDYNRSPRRSRDLHQVRRSTIDNVSRKAIEGVLHEPSKQPEKATRESQDKARQRRKTISLDTRKSRDEESRGHVTEIHVEVKASPRSGRKSLESGDVSLDAQAQKSTGLPRFMEVKYSVTDKDKRHRVPVEMSSLVKKGEEIEDELKTDSQANEHFDDADYNREGLGERDALMARKSEVSQNGVDERECLYASPNVPPRMTSSKYTVLKSPRVSRKATR; translated from the exons ATGAGACATGATGTAACCTCAGTCATGTCTAGCAATAGACAAGGACGAGAGAGGCGAAAATCGCCCGCAAGAGAGCCCAGTCCTGTAACAAACGCCGGCTGTTTGCCTCCGAGTGTAGTTCATGTCTCCAGAGAAGAGCTCAAGCGATTTCTTAAGTGTAAAAGAGTTGGGAATTATCTCTTAGGAAAGACCATCGGAGAGGGATCATTTGCCAAAGTAAAACAAGGATTCCATGTGCTCACGGGAGAAAAG GTCGCTGTGAAGATTATCGATAAGAAACAAGCGCTTGAGGATCGATATGTCAGTAAGAATATGCGCCGCGAGGCCCGCATTCTGCAGATGGTCAGACACCCGCATATCATATCACTCCTGGAGGTCGTGGAGACAGAAAACAG GTATTACCTTGTGTTTGAGCTGGCGGGGGGTGGTGATCTCATGGACTACATTTGTTACCGCAAGCGCTTAGGCGAGACGGAAGTACGCAAGTTTATCCGACAGATCATCTCGGCAGTCCAGTACCTTCACCAGGGCGGCATTATACACAG AGACCTCAAGGTTGAAAACTTGCTGCTTGATGAGGAATACAACATCCGTATTATCG ATTTCGGTCTAAGTAACACGGTAAGCGTGGCCAAGCCTGGGGACCTCTCTCCGATAAAGGACTACTGCAAGACACAGTGCGGCTCCCCTGCGTATGCGGCCCCCGAAATCCTAGGACATCAGCTATATGGGACCAAGGTGGACGTGTGGAGCAT TGGAGTGAACATGTATGCCATGCTGACTGGTAAGCTTCCTTACACCGCGGAACCGTTCAACATCGTCACTCTATACAATAAAATGGTGCGAGGAGAGATGAACGCCGTGCCGGACAGACTCTCGCCTA GCTGTCGTGACTTGCTGATGCGTTTCCTGACCTTTGACCCTGATGAGCGTATTTCATTGGATGAAGCGATAAATCACGTCTGGCTCAAGAAAG GATACGAGGATGACGAGTTAACGCCGGTTGTCTTCCCGAATCACCTGCGACTGATCTACCTGAATATGGACATCTTGAACCACATGGTCGAGAAGATGAACTTTACCGAAAAAGATATCATCGACGGAGTTACTAACAACAA GTCCAACTCCGCATCGTGTGTTTACCATCTCCTCAGCAAGAAACTACGGATGTATCTTTTACGACATCCACCGAAAAACTCCGTTCGATCTTCACGGAGAGATAGGGCTAGACTCCGAGACGAGCCCGACGCCTCCACGAAGAAACTACGAATAGAAGAAACCCTTGGACCGCCAAGTGACGAGAGGCTCGCAAAGGTATCCCAAGCTGAGTCGACAGATTCTACGGATGACGATGCCCGCCGCAAACGGCTGTCGTGTAACCAGGACGGACCACTTCTTCGAG ATTCAAATGTAAATCGTGAAGACAGCAGAGACCAATTGTCGGTCCCCATGTGCAGCCAAGTCCAGCGATCCGAGGCCTTCGAGAACGGCGGGAACTGCGAGGACCCTGAGGACCGTGAGGAGGACCGACCGTACAGTCGAAGGGACGCGGTGGTATTCGACATCAGTGAGCCGTGCAACGAGCGCAAGATCTCTTACGCCGCTTACACACAAGAGCAAGGAAATGACGAGAAATTTGAAGAAACTGAAATCACGGTTCCAGTGATCTTGACGGATGATACGCGAGAGCCGTACATTGCCAATGGAGAGCAAGATAAGGAAAATGAGGTACTCGAAACGAAGGATGAGGTTCGACGTGTTTGTGTACCAAGGGATATGCTAggaaggaattgtaatggtgAACAACGGCTGGAGGATACGGATTTTGAGCAAGGGCTAGAGAAAAAGGTACCTCAGCAAGGGTTGAAGAAAAAGGTACTTGAGCAAGGGCTGAAGGATAAGGTATTTGAACAAGGAATAGATGATAAGGCATTAAAACAAAGACTTGATTATAAGGCGCTTGAGCAACGGCTAGAGGATAAAGTATTTGAGCAAGGGCTAGAGGATAAGGTGCTTGTGCAAGGTCCAAATGATAATTTACTTGAGCAAGGAGTGGAAAAGGGTTTAGGGCGTGGTCAAGGGGATAATGTTTTAGCACAAAGACCAGAGGATGTGCTAGAGTTTGCGGTGACCTCACACGAGGAGACTACCATTAAGGCGgttgaaattaataataatgaaatcACGGAAGACGGCGAGGTCATTGTGCAGGCGATTCCGGTGTCTGTGGAAGTGCACGATGACTACAAATTCAACGAACATATCAAGCAGGTCACAGAGGTGAATCACGCCAAAGGACTAAGTAAAAGCGAGGAGGTGGTGAACCCGCAAGGTCCCGAGATAATCACGGGTCGATCCCGCAGCTGTTCCGGTCCCGTCACCTCCCACATTAGTACCACTGTGGTCTCGGTCCCACTCTCCCCAAAGCCCTTGCCGCTTGACCTTCCCAAGAATGTG GCGAACGCGAGTCGAAGGGCGTCACTTCCATCACGCGGCCGCACGCGTAGCAACCCATCCGTCACCACGGAAACCAGCACCTTAAGCAAACAAAAGCGGCCATCCCTCCCCTGCAGGGCATACCCCGTCACTCGAGAACCCAGCCCAATCAGGAAGCCCATCCAACCCAGCGAGCATGCGCAGACGGTCCCCAGGCGCAAGAACTCAGCCGGGAACACTTACGGGCTAGTGTGCCAAATTTCCGCTGTAGAACCGGAAGCTGCTCCAACCACAAAATCGGAAGTTAACAATGGGCCTGCGAAATTAGTGCTGAAGAGCAACCGCAGTCCGATATCCGTGCACTGCAGTCCCAAGCCTTCTAGGCGACACTCTACGCCCGTGAATCCTTCACAGGAGTTCTACAAGGCGATCATGGGGAAGGTATCGCCGACGAATGAGAATCGGGATAACTTTGATGGACGACAGAATTTGAAGTCGTTCTCTACTTCTCTGAGACGTCGTGGCTCTACTTCGTCAAATTCAAGCGACGACTCAAAAAAGACGTCACCTCGCAGAAACCGCTACTCATTACCCATAACTCCACGCGAGCCACTCCTGCCAAACCTAGCTCTTAAGCTACATACAAAGCAACCCCCGTTAGAACCGCTGACCCTTCCGCCGGCGCCAATGCTGGCTCATCGATTAGATGGTACGTCACTAGAGGACTACAATAGGTCGCCCAGGCGATCACGTGACCTGCACCAGGTTCGGAGATCTACTATAGATAACGTATCGCGGAAAGCGATCGAGGGGGTCTTACACGAGCCTTCCAAGCAGCCTGAAAAAGCCACGAGGGAATCACAAGACAAAGCCCGGCAACGACGGAAAACCATATCGCTGGACACGAGGAAATCACGTGACGAGGAGTCACGTGGTCATGTGACCGAGATTCACGTGGAAGTAAAGGCGAGCCCGCGATCCGGCAGAAAATCGCTCGAATCAGGGGATGTATCACTCGACGCACAGGCGCAAAAATCCACAGGATTACCACGCTTTATGGAAGTCAAGTATTCGGTTACGGATAAAGATAAGCGCCACAGGGTTCCCGTGGAGATGTCAAGTCTAGTAAAGAAAGGCGAAGAGATAGAAGACGAGTTAAAAACTGATTCTCAAGCAAATGAGCATTTTGACGACGCGGACTACAATCGTGAGGGGCTTGGGGAGAGAGATGCATTAATGGCGCGAAAATCGGAAGTAAGTCAAAACGGGGTGGATGAACGAGAATGTTTGTACGCGTCACCGAATGTCCCGCCTCGCATGACGTCATCCAAATACACGGTACTCAAGTCACCACGTGTTAGTAGAAAGGCAACGCGGTAA
- the LOC5518787 gene encoding uncharacterized protein LOC5518787 isoform X2, whose protein sequence is MRHDVTSVMSSNRQGRERRKSPAREPSPVTNAGCLPPSVVHVSREELKRFLKCKRVGNYLLGKTIGEGSFAKVKQGFHVLTGEKVAVKIIDKKQALEDRYVSKNMRREARILQMVRHPHIISLLEVVETENRYYLVFELAGGGDLMDYICYRKRLGETEVRKFIRQIISAVQYLHQGGIIHRDLKVENLLLDEEYNIRIIDFGLSNTVSVAKPGDLSPIKDYCKTQCGSPAYAAPEILGHQLYGTKVDVWSIGVNMYAMLTGKLPYTAEPFNIVTLYNKMVRGEMNAVPDRLSPSCRDLLMRFLTFDPDERISLDEAINHVWLKKGYEDDELTPVVFPNHLRLIYLNMDILNHMVEKMNFTEKDIIDGVTNNKSNSASCVYHLLSKKLRMYLLRHPPKNSVRSSRRDRARLRDEPDASTKKLRIEETLGPPSDERLAKVSQAESTDSTDDDARRKRLSCNQDGPLLRDSNVNREDSRDQLSVPMCSQVQRSEAFENGGNCEDPEDREEDRPYSRRDAVVFDISEPCNERKISYAAYTQEQGNDEKFEETEITVPVILTDDTREPYIANGEQDKENEVLETKDEVRRVCVPRDMLGRNCNGEQRLEDTDFEQGLEKKVPQQGLKKKVLEQGLKDKVFEQGIDDKALKQRLDYKALEQRLEDKVFEQGLEDKVLVQGPNDNLLEQGVEKGLGRGQGDNVLAQRPEDVLEFAVTSHEETTIKAVEINNNEITEDGEVIVQAIPVSVEVHDDYKFNEHIKQVTEVNHAKGLSKSEEVVNPQGPEIITGRSRSCSGPVTSHISTTVVSVPLSPKPLPLDLPKNVANASRRASLPSRGRTRSNPSVTTETSTLSKQKRPSLPCRAYPVTREPSPIRKPIQPSEHAQTVPRRKNSAGNTYGLVCQISAVEPEAAPTTKSEVNNGPAKLVLKSNRSPISVHCSPKPSRRHSTPVNPSQEFYKAIMGKVSPTNENRDNFDGRQNLKSFSTSLRRRGSTSSNSSDDSKKTSPRRNRYSLPITPREPLLPNLALKLHTKQPPLEPLTLPPAPMLAHRLDGTSLEDYNRSPRRSRDLHQVRRSTIDNVSRKAIEGVLHEPSKQPEKATRESQDKARQRRKTISLDTRKSRDEESRGHVTEIHVEVKASPRSGRKSLESGDVSLDAQAQKSTGLPRFMEVKYSVTDKDKRHRVPVEMSSLVKKGEEIEDELKTDSQANEHFDDADYNREGLGERDALMARKSEEKEPKGIMDNVRSCCICC, encoded by the exons ATGAGACATGATGTAACCTCAGTCATGTCTAGCAATAGACAAGGACGAGAGAGGCGAAAATCGCCCGCAAGAGAGCCCAGTCCTGTAACAAACGCCGGCTGTTTGCCTCCGAGTGTAGTTCATGTCTCCAGAGAAGAGCTCAAGCGATTTCTTAAGTGTAAAAGAGTTGGGAATTATCTCTTAGGAAAGACCATCGGAGAGGGATCATTTGCCAAAGTAAAACAAGGATTCCATGTGCTCACGGGAGAAAAG GTCGCTGTGAAGATTATCGATAAGAAACAAGCGCTTGAGGATCGATATGTCAGTAAGAATATGCGCCGCGAGGCCCGCATTCTGCAGATGGTCAGACACCCGCATATCATATCACTCCTGGAGGTCGTGGAGACAGAAAACAG GTATTACCTTGTGTTTGAGCTGGCGGGGGGTGGTGATCTCATGGACTACATTTGTTACCGCAAGCGCTTAGGCGAGACGGAAGTACGCAAGTTTATCCGACAGATCATCTCGGCAGTCCAGTACCTTCACCAGGGCGGCATTATACACAG AGACCTCAAGGTTGAAAACTTGCTGCTTGATGAGGAATACAACATCCGTATTATCG ATTTCGGTCTAAGTAACACGGTAAGCGTGGCCAAGCCTGGGGACCTCTCTCCGATAAAGGACTACTGCAAGACACAGTGCGGCTCCCCTGCGTATGCGGCCCCCGAAATCCTAGGACATCAGCTATATGGGACCAAGGTGGACGTGTGGAGCAT TGGAGTGAACATGTATGCCATGCTGACTGGTAAGCTTCCTTACACCGCGGAACCGTTCAACATCGTCACTCTATACAATAAAATGGTGCGAGGAGAGATGAACGCCGTGCCGGACAGACTCTCGCCTA GCTGTCGTGACTTGCTGATGCGTTTCCTGACCTTTGACCCTGATGAGCGTATTTCATTGGATGAAGCGATAAATCACGTCTGGCTCAAGAAAG GATACGAGGATGACGAGTTAACGCCGGTTGTCTTCCCGAATCACCTGCGACTGATCTACCTGAATATGGACATCTTGAACCACATGGTCGAGAAGATGAACTTTACCGAAAAAGATATCATCGACGGAGTTACTAACAACAA GTCCAACTCCGCATCGTGTGTTTACCATCTCCTCAGCAAGAAACTACGGATGTATCTTTTACGACATCCACCGAAAAACTCCGTTCGATCTTCACGGAGAGATAGGGCTAGACTCCGAGACGAGCCCGACGCCTCCACGAAGAAACTACGAATAGAAGAAACCCTTGGACCGCCAAGTGACGAGAGGCTCGCAAAGGTATCCCAAGCTGAGTCGACAGATTCTACGGATGACGATGCCCGCCGCAAACGGCTGTCGTGTAACCAGGACGGACCACTTCTTCGAG ATTCAAATGTAAATCGTGAAGACAGCAGAGACCAATTGTCGGTCCCCATGTGCAGCCAAGTCCAGCGATCCGAGGCCTTCGAGAACGGCGGGAACTGCGAGGACCCTGAGGACCGTGAGGAGGACCGACCGTACAGTCGAAGGGACGCGGTGGTATTCGACATCAGTGAGCCGTGCAACGAGCGCAAGATCTCTTACGCCGCTTACACACAAGAGCAAGGAAATGACGAGAAATTTGAAGAAACTGAAATCACGGTTCCAGTGATCTTGACGGATGATACGCGAGAGCCGTACATTGCCAATGGAGAGCAAGATAAGGAAAATGAGGTACTCGAAACGAAGGATGAGGTTCGACGTGTTTGTGTACCAAGGGATATGCTAggaaggaattgtaatggtgAACAACGGCTGGAGGATACGGATTTTGAGCAAGGGCTAGAGAAAAAGGTACCTCAGCAAGGGTTGAAGAAAAAGGTACTTGAGCAAGGGCTGAAGGATAAGGTATTTGAACAAGGAATAGATGATAAGGCATTAAAACAAAGACTTGATTATAAGGCGCTTGAGCAACGGCTAGAGGATAAAGTATTTGAGCAAGGGCTAGAGGATAAGGTGCTTGTGCAAGGTCCAAATGATAATTTACTTGAGCAAGGAGTGGAAAAGGGTTTAGGGCGTGGTCAAGGGGATAATGTTTTAGCACAAAGACCAGAGGATGTGCTAGAGTTTGCGGTGACCTCACACGAGGAGACTACCATTAAGGCGgttgaaattaataataatgaaatcACGGAAGACGGCGAGGTCATTGTGCAGGCGATTCCGGTGTCTGTGGAAGTGCACGATGACTACAAATTCAACGAACATATCAAGCAGGTCACAGAGGTGAATCACGCCAAAGGACTAAGTAAAAGCGAGGAGGTGGTGAACCCGCAAGGTCCCGAGATAATCACGGGTCGATCCCGCAGCTGTTCCGGTCCCGTCACCTCCCACATTAGTACCACTGTGGTCTCGGTCCCACTCTCCCCAAAGCCCTTGCCGCTTGACCTTCCCAAGAATGTG GCGAACGCGAGTCGAAGGGCGTCACTTCCATCACGCGGCCGCACGCGTAGCAACCCATCCGTCACCACGGAAACCAGCACCTTAAGCAAACAAAAGCGGCCATCCCTCCCCTGCAGGGCATACCCCGTCACTCGAGAACCCAGCCCAATCAGGAAGCCCATCCAACCCAGCGAGCATGCGCAGACGGTCCCCAGGCGCAAGAACTCAGCCGGGAACACTTACGGGCTAGTGTGCCAAATTTCCGCTGTAGAACCGGAAGCTGCTCCAACCACAAAATCGGAAGTTAACAATGGGCCTGCGAAATTAGTGCTGAAGAGCAACCGCAGTCCGATATCCGTGCACTGCAGTCCCAAGCCTTCTAGGCGACACTCTACGCCCGTGAATCCTTCACAGGAGTTCTACAAGGCGATCATGGGGAAGGTATCGCCGACGAATGAGAATCGGGATAACTTTGATGGACGACAGAATTTGAAGTCGTTCTCTACTTCTCTGAGACGTCGTGGCTCTACTTCGTCAAATTCAAGCGACGACTCAAAAAAGACGTCACCTCGCAGAAACCGCTACTCATTACCCATAACTCCACGCGAGCCACTCCTGCCAAACCTAGCTCTTAAGCTACATACAAAGCAACCCCCGTTAGAACCGCTGACCCTTCCGCCGGCGCCAATGCTGGCTCATCGATTAGATGGTACGTCACTAGAGGACTACAATAGGTCGCCCAGGCGATCACGTGACCTGCACCAGGTTCGGAGATCTACTATAGATAACGTATCGCGGAAAGCGATCGAGGGGGTCTTACACGAGCCTTCCAAGCAGCCTGAAAAAGCCACGAGGGAATCACAAGACAAAGCCCGGCAACGACGGAAAACCATATCGCTGGACACGAGGAAATCACGTGACGAGGAGTCACGTGGTCATGTGACCGAGATTCACGTGGAAGTAAAGGCGAGCCCGCGATCCGGCAGAAAATCGCTCGAATCAGGGGATGTATCACTCGACGCACAGGCGCAAAAATCCACAGGATTACCACGCTTTATGGAAGTCAAGTATTCGGTTACGGATAAAGATAAGCGCCACAGGGTTCCCGTGGAGATGTCAAGTCTAGTAAAGAAAGGCGAAGAGATAGAAGACGAGTTAAAAACTGATTCTCAAGCAAATGAGCATTTTGACGACGCGGACTACAATCGTGAGGGGCTTGGGGAGAGAGATGCATTAATGGCGCGAAAATCGGAA